In a single window of the Pocillopora verrucosa isolate sample1 chromosome 4, ASM3666991v2, whole genome shotgun sequence genome:
- the LOC131795626 gene encoding uncharacterized protein isoform X1, which yields MASAMYWMKDKLRRRKQKGERARDDVTQNLGDQKEKTVKEALKQGNGSVSKKISDQENKGQTLPPGAENGQSRSKGGSQLSMSDHKSSYGQKDGDVEEAQASLDSTVQSDPKSPDDSFLSLSYASEGPCGLDLHLLDSSRNGDTSKIKVGPADQENQGIVPSAETFFDNTPNSQEPSADGTADAASTSSGSVSSGAVAASSCSLSSGAAATSGCVPGCGATADHDAGDTSSDSITIGGAAVDAATGATSSGSVSGGEAAAVDADAASSGSVTEGGAAASCNIVRGSGEAAAVGGGASSSSDGEVDGAVAAGSRNVGGAAAAGSRNVGGAAAAGSRNVGGDERAPIEEPENPLEGVVAQRDNSLPSLTTPPIQEERPETETADPTQNRTLERGEEDLRNEETATQSNRYEQLHISEEIQKDKFLEDMLVCKLDHTVHRCIRNWEHLACTQQVNAPLETRLRCKLISRGSCTRTLIDFLAVEKEDKSVQDLITALKNIRRNDVVKMIKEVYPDATDATDATCASQTKLSDFVASNANNDLIEKITTKLDERSRVNSCWMDLGRQFQLSGEKIKEIELCGESNPTEALMEYLHAKQPGLTVRTFYAKVEEIKRRDVLKKLKPVYDEGPEKPLWDGIKLDSNEMMSICVDLNSQNKALKNWRHLANALQVPRDTYTNFKPQQPKSPTKELLDWISTSKSDLKVGQLCDALESIGRNDVVRDLRNYFEQRPAGN from the exons ATGGCGTCCGCTATGTATTGGATGAAGGACAAATTGCgcagaaggaaacaaaaag GAGAAAGGGCTAGGGATGATGTTACACAGAACTTAGGGgaccaaaaagaaaagacagtGAAAGAAGCACTCAAGCAAGGGAATGGCTCTGTATCTAAAAAAATATCTGACCAGGAAAACAAGGGACAAACTTTGCCACCTGGTGCAGAGAATGGACAAAGTAGGAGCAAAGGTGGCTCACAGCTGTCAATGTCAGATCACAAGTCATCTTATGGCCAGAAGGATGGTGATGTTGAGGAAGCTCAAGCCAGTTTAGATTCAACTGTGCAGTCTGATCCAAAATCACCTGATGATAGTTTTCTTAGCTTAAGTTATGCATCTGAAGGACCCTGTGGTCTAGACTTACACCTTCTTGACAGTTCTAGGAATGGAGATACCTCCAAAATAAAGGTGGGTCCTGCAGATCAAGAAAACCAAGGGATTGTTCCTTCTGCAGAAACTTTTTTTGATAACACACCCAATAGCCAAGAGCCAAGCGCTGATGGTACTGCTGATGCTGCTTCTACTTCTTCTGGTAGTGTATCTAGTGGTGCTGTTGCTGCTTCTTCCTGTAGTTTATCTAGTGGTGCTGCTGCTACTTCTGGTTGTGTACCTGGTTGTGGTGCTACTGCAGATCATGATGCTGGTGATACTTCTTCTGATAGTATAACTATTGGTGGTGCTGCTGTTGATGCTGCTACTGGTGCTACTTCTTCTGGTAGTGTATCTGGTGGTGAGGCTGCTGCTGTTGATGCTGATGCTGCTTCTTCTGGTAGTGTGACTGAGGGTGGTGCTGCTGCTTCGTGTAATATTGTACGTGGTAGTGGTGAGGCTGCTGCTGTTGGTGGTGGTGCTTCATCTTCTAGTGATGGTGAGGTTGATGGTGCTGTGGCTGCTGGTAGTAGAAATGTTGGTGGTGCTGCGGCTGCTGGTAGTAGAAATGTTGGTGGTGCTGCGGCTGCTGGTAGTAGAAATGTTGGTGGTGATGAAAGGGCTCCTATTGAAGAACCTGAAAATCCTCTTGAAGGAGTTGTAGCCCAAAGGGACAACAGCTTACCAAGCCTAACTACCCCTCCAATCCAGGAAGAGAGGCCAGAAACAGAAACGGCAGATCCCACTCAAAACAGAACACTTGAAAGAGGAGAGGAGGACCTTAGAAATGAAGAGACAGCCACACAGAGCAATAGATATGAACAACTTCATA TTTCAGAGGAAATACAAAAAGATAAATTCCTTGAAGACATGTTAGTGTGCAAACTTGACCACACAGTGCATCGTTGCATACGTAACTGGGAACATCTGGCTTGCACACAACAAGTGAATGCACCTCTGGAGACCCGGCTCAGATGTAAACTTATCAGTAGGGGCAGTTGTACTCGCACACTTATTGACTTCCTGGCTgttgaaaaagaagataaaagtGTGCAGGATTTAATAACAGCATTGAAGAATATAAGGAGAAATGATGTTGTTAAAATGATCAAAGAAGTTTATCCAG ATGCTACAGATGCTACAGATGCTACATGTGCTTCACAAACAAAGTTAAGTGACTTTGTTGCTTCAAATGCCAACAATGATTTGATTGAAAAGATAACTACAAAACTGGATGAGAGATCTCGAGTTAATTCGTGTTGGATGGACCTTGGCAggcaatttcaactttctggtgaaaaaataaaagaaattgaattatgTGGTGAGTCTAATCCAACTGAAGCATTAATGGAATATCTTCACGCCAAACAACCAGGTCTCACAGTGAGAACGTTCTATGCAAAAGTAGAGGAAATAAAGCGAAGAGATGTCCTAAAAAAGTTGAAACCTGTTTATGACG AAGGTCCTGAAAAACCTTTATGGGATGGGATAAAGTTAGATTCGAATGAAATGATGAGCATCTGTGTTGATCTAAACTCACAAAACAAAGCACTGAAGAACTGGAGGCATCTGGCCAACGCACTGCAGGTTCCTAGGGACACGTACACGAATTTTAAACCACAGCAGCCCAAGAGTCCTACTAAAGAGTTGTTAGATTGGATCTCTACATCTAAGAGTGATCTGAAAGTAGGTCAGCTTTGTGATGCTCTGGAAAGCATCGGGCGCAATGATGTAGTTAGAGACTTAAGGAATTACTTTGAACAGCGTCCCGCTGGGAACTAA
- the LOC131795626 gene encoding papilin-like isoform X2, with product MSDHKSSYGQKDGDVEEAQASLDSTVQSDPKSPDDSFLSLSYASEGPCGLDLHLLDSSRNGDTSKIKVGPADQENQGIVPSAETFFDNTPNSQEPSADGTADAASTSSGSVSSGAVAASSCSLSSGAAATSGCVPGCGATADHDAGDTSSDSITIGGAAVDAATGATSSGSVSGGEAAAVDADAASSGSVTEGGAAASCNIVRGSGEAAAVGGGASSSSDGEVDGAVAAGSRNVGGAAAAGSRNVGGAAAAGSRNVGGDERAPIEEPENPLEGVVAQRDNSLPSLTTPPIQEERPETETADPTQNRTLERGEEDLRNEETATQSNRYEQLHISEEIQKDKFLEDMLVCKLDHTVHRCIRNWEHLACTQQVNAPLETRLRCKLISRGSCTRTLIDFLAVEKEDKSVQDLITALKNIRRNDVVKMIKEVYPDATDATDATCASQTKLSDFVASNANNDLIEKITTKLDERSRVNSCWMDLGRQFQLSGEKIKEIELCGESNPTEALMEYLHAKQPGLTVRTFYAKVEEIKRRDVLKKLKPVYDEGPEKPLWDGIKLDSNEMMSICVDLNSQNKALKNWRHLANALQVPRDTYTNFKPQQPKSPTKELLDWISTSKSDLKVGQLCDALESIGRNDVVRDLRNYFEQRPAGN from the exons ATGTCAGATCACAAGTCATCTTATGGCCAGAAGGATGGTGATGTTGAGGAAGCTCAAGCCAGTTTAGATTCAACTGTGCAGTCTGATCCAAAATCACCTGATGATAGTTTTCTTAGCTTAAGTTATGCATCTGAAGGACCCTGTGGTCTAGACTTACACCTTCTTGACAGTTCTAGGAATGGAGATACCTCCAAAATAAAGGTGGGTCCTGCAGATCAAGAAAACCAAGGGATTGTTCCTTCTGCAGAAACTTTTTTTGATAACACACCCAATAGCCAAGAGCCAAGCGCTGATGGTACTGCTGATGCTGCTTCTACTTCTTCTGGTAGTGTATCTAGTGGTGCTGTTGCTGCTTCTTCCTGTAGTTTATCTAGTGGTGCTGCTGCTACTTCTGGTTGTGTACCTGGTTGTGGTGCTACTGCAGATCATGATGCTGGTGATACTTCTTCTGATAGTATAACTATTGGTGGTGCTGCTGTTGATGCTGCTACTGGTGCTACTTCTTCTGGTAGTGTATCTGGTGGTGAGGCTGCTGCTGTTGATGCTGATGCTGCTTCTTCTGGTAGTGTGACTGAGGGTGGTGCTGCTGCTTCGTGTAATATTGTACGTGGTAGTGGTGAGGCTGCTGCTGTTGGTGGTGGTGCTTCATCTTCTAGTGATGGTGAGGTTGATGGTGCTGTGGCTGCTGGTAGTAGAAATGTTGGTGGTGCTGCGGCTGCTGGTAGTAGAAATGTTGGTGGTGCTGCGGCTGCTGGTAGTAGAAATGTTGGTGGTGATGAAAGGGCTCCTATTGAAGAACCTGAAAATCCTCTTGAAGGAGTTGTAGCCCAAAGGGACAACAGCTTACCAAGCCTAACTACCCCTCCAATCCAGGAAGAGAGGCCAGAAACAGAAACGGCAGATCCCACTCAAAACAGAACACTTGAAAGAGGAGAGGAGGACCTTAGAAATGAAGAGACAGCCACACAGAGCAATAGATATGAACAACTTCATA TTTCAGAGGAAATACAAAAAGATAAATTCCTTGAAGACATGTTAGTGTGCAAACTTGACCACACAGTGCATCGTTGCATACGTAACTGGGAACATCTGGCTTGCACACAACAAGTGAATGCACCTCTGGAGACCCGGCTCAGATGTAAACTTATCAGTAGGGGCAGTTGTACTCGCACACTTATTGACTTCCTGGCTgttgaaaaagaagataaaagtGTGCAGGATTTAATAACAGCATTGAAGAATATAAGGAGAAATGATGTTGTTAAAATGATCAAAGAAGTTTATCCAG ATGCTACAGATGCTACAGATGCTACATGTGCTTCACAAACAAAGTTAAGTGACTTTGTTGCTTCAAATGCCAACAATGATTTGATTGAAAAGATAACTACAAAACTGGATGAGAGATCTCGAGTTAATTCGTGTTGGATGGACCTTGGCAggcaatttcaactttctggtgaaaaaataaaagaaattgaattatgTGGTGAGTCTAATCCAACTGAAGCATTAATGGAATATCTTCACGCCAAACAACCAGGTCTCACAGTGAGAACGTTCTATGCAAAAGTAGAGGAAATAAAGCGAAGAGATGTCCTAAAAAAGTTGAAACCTGTTTATGACG AAGGTCCTGAAAAACCTTTATGGGATGGGATAAAGTTAGATTCGAATGAAATGATGAGCATCTGTGTTGATCTAAACTCACAAAACAAAGCACTGAAGAACTGGAGGCATCTGGCCAACGCACTGCAGGTTCCTAGGGACACGTACACGAATTTTAAACCACAGCAGCCCAAGAGTCCTACTAAAGAGTTGTTAGATTGGATCTCTACATCTAAGAGTGATCTGAAAGTAGGTCAGCTTTGTGATGCTCTGGAAAGCATCGGGCGCAATGATGTAGTTAGAGACTTAAGGAATTACTTTGAACAGCGTCCCGCTGGGAACTAA